In the genome of Lathyrus oleraceus cultivar Zhongwan6 chromosome 4, CAAS_Psat_ZW6_1.0, whole genome shotgun sequence, the window TTTCATATGTATTCCATTCATCTAGCATGTGAACATCCTTATCAATCACTAGTATCACGTATCACTCATCAGCATTGTTTATGTCTAAACAATGACGCGAAATCGCATTATATTGTTTAATTGATGATCTCTCTATCTATTAAACAATACAATGATGTTTAAGACTTGATATATGTGAACATCAAACCCTAAATCCATCTCTAGACTTTGGTTTTTGATAGATGAAGATCTTAGGTCAAGGTTTGGAAGATATTTCTCAATATTCATTCATACTCATAAACTTAACATGTAAACAAAGATAATCATTAATATTGATTCATAATATGTTCACAAAACAACGATCAAAAGAAATACATACAAGTTTGGCTAATTACATCTAATTCAGACACAAAGAATTTAGCTACACATCATCACGGTAGCTTTCTTCGCAAGAGAGGAGAAGAGATGAATGGACATCAATAATGATTTCCCGAAGATTGATGCGAATCCAGCTTCAATTCTCCAAAAATTAGTTTCTCTGAAGCCAATCAGGATGAACCCATTGTTGATGTGGATACCCCTATAAATAGTTATCCAGGAGGCTCATTTGACACTTCTTTACTTCATCTCTATGAAGACCATGCTGGCTTGGATCATATCTCACTTTGCCCACGTATCCGGATGGGAACCTGAGACTGGCTGCACTAAGAATTACCCACGTGCTTGCGTCATTGGACTGTATATAGGGAATCTGACGACCGAGCCCTTCCGAGTGTATCTTGATCGTCATGTAGAAGATGACATTATCTTTTGCTCATACGAAGGTCACCGCCAGACACGTCAGCTGAACGTCATTTCGTTATACTCCGAATATGGCGAGATCGGGCATAAATGCTAGACTTTTGAGGAAGATAGTTCCCAGTTGGCCCACATAGAAAGCATTATGGCTTAGGCACGAAATACTTTGCAGTAGAGGCGGCGGAGAAATCAGGGGTTAAGCATACCTAttattttgtgtttgtttgtataATTTTTCGTATTTTCAGAACAAATTATGTATGGTcgtatttttgtatttttctaaacaacttaTAATTATGTTTTTAATGGATGTATAATATGTTTGAATCAATTTATGACATTTTTAAATAACAAAAAATGGTCTAAAATGACCTAAAATATAAGTTGACCTAAAAAATTATCAAAGTTAGGACAATGTTATTGCCTGGAATGCATTTAGGGGGTTTTCAGAGATGCATTTCAAAAATATTTCTTGTCATGTGCATTAAATATGCTTCTAATCGCTTAAAACGAATGCACCTTgcaaagatgcatctccggagTCACTTCTGAAAATATACGGAGATGCGTCTCCAACCATACTTTGCCAAAAATGAGATAGTTGATGAAATACATGGACGGTGTGATTTTAGGTGCATTCGAAAATGTATTTTTAAATATTCATAAAAACATTTTTTAGATTTTCAAAGATATGGAACGCATCCATTAAAGTAAAATGAGTATTTCCCTATCTATTCTATGTAAAGTAGTTTTTTCAAAATTTAGgattttattttttgaatttcttatCCCTGTGTTTTGAATATAAGTTATGGTTATTATtataaaaacaaaaaacaaaaaattaaaaacaCGGAAAGACCGCTTCCTTGTTCAATGGCTTCTTCTTCGAATGGTTGCCGCCTTCATCACCACAATCACCACTGCCCACACTGCCCCCTCCGCCGTCACTGCCACCACTGCCCCCTCCACAACAACAACCCTTCTCACTCCTCCTCCCACAATTTCACTTCTCCTCCTCCTCTTCAAACTCAAAACCTCCCTCCTCTTGCTCAGTAAGTTCCTTTCATTCTTCTCTTTTCTCTctatcttttttttttatcataaaaacACAGTGAAAGTGATTAAGTTGATAATCCATTCAAAACTGAAGATGGTACAAGCATTGCAGAATTATAGAGAATTGAAATTTGTAAACTTTTTAAAGTTTGGTTAAAATAATTATGTAGGTTTTTAATCTAGGTTAGAGAAGCAAACAATTATTTTGAAACTTTGTACCCTAGCTATTTTTTCAAATTCCTCTGTTGTAGCTGCTATTTCACAACTTTGTCCAGAAATTTTGTTAGATTGTGATTTCCACCATAAATTAAGGGAATGAGAATGGAATAATgtaaatatttttaaacaacttgcTGTTACAGTTTGATCTGTATATACTTTCTTGTTATTACGAAGCACAGACACTCGAAATATGACACTGACACCTCTATACCAGTAATAATCtgaaaaatgaataaattaaatATAATCACAAATGTTAGTGTTATTTTAGACACACTTTTTTCACAGGTGTCGATGCTATAGAGGTTATTATAATTAAAAATTGTAAAATGGATTGAATGTTTCAGAAAGGCTAATTTGTTTATCCTATATGAAAGTAACCTATCTTCTTATGCTTTTGATGGCATCAGAATTTCGCAAGAGCCGGAGCGTATTGTGTTTGATGGTGTTGAAGAGGATGATGAACCGGTTTTTGTTATGACCGACGAATGGAGAGAGTTCTTTGCAAAATCTGAAGCTAGAAGGAAACTAGGTAACTCTTTTCATACGTACAGCCATGTAATGCAGTTTATGTGTGCTTTATTGTATTTTTGATTCTCAGCTGAACTTTCTGTTGAAAACATTAGCATGTGATCTAGTGTTAGATTATGAGTCTGTTGGATTTGGGTTATTTGAGCTTATCTATAAGCAAAAGCACTTGTGAGATTTTTTCCAGAGGTTATATAAACAATTTGTGAAGTCCTTAGAAGCTGTTTTCACCTTGTTTACATAATTTTTTTGGATAGTGTATATGAAAATAGTTTGActttattttatcttttgttaTTGAAATAATTTATACATAAGCTCTGTAAAGCACTTATGCAATAAGCGCCCAAAACATAATCTGTGTGGTGTATCTGAGTTTGAATGATCCAGATAAGAAGATTAGGAACAATGCAATTATCAATTACCTAACTCAGTTTTAATGTTCCTTTTTGTACATATCATACAGAGAAGAAGCAGGCCAAGAAGGGGAAAAAGTAAAAACAGAACGAAATGTTTGTTAACAAAAAATTATCGGATGGTCAAGAGATTGTTCGAGGGTTGTTGACAACGATCCTCGTCTCGAAAATGTTATGTCTTCCTAGCCAGATGTGGTTTGCAATGTATGAAAATAAGGAGTCTTGTCAACACTTTTTGAAAGGATGATGAATTAATTAATATCTATGTAATCATCTTTTGTTAACAAGTCTTAGTATTGTTTTATAAGGACTGCTCATACTATAATTTTTGTGTGTTCCTATCCATATAACTACCCTAACAGTAAAGTATTTTGACAAATTTGAGTATATAGGGAGAATGGTTGAGAATTTTCCAACAAAATATCTGAACCATGTATATCTTTTTTAGATAGACATGTTAAACAAAAACATCAAATAACTCATACATAATTCATAGCTTAACATCTTGTGAATCTAATTTAACCATCATTTTCCTTAAACCATAACATTGTTAGACTTAGTTCAAAAAAGGCACAAGATATTCCAGTAGAATTTTATCAGTATATAACATAGAACAACAATACAAATTAAACACAAGTCAATAAATCTATAGCTTCAGCATATGTCCACTGATCATCATGGATTAGTAGGAGAATTAGGGATACATAAATAACAAGCCCAAGGATTAAACAAACAATTAGTAGGAGTGATTCCACAATAATCTTTATAATGTAGAAAGCCTCTTCCTGCAGCTTCAGAAGAACCATTCAAAGTTGTTATAACAAGGAGAACTAAAATAATGAAAGTGGTGCTCTTTTTCATTGTAAACATGATATGAGTTTCTCTTAACTTGCTTTGTGTGCATTAAGGTATTACAATTTATAGAATCACATATCAGAGTGAAGGGGACTATTGGTTGTCTTAAACGTAAAGTGAATTAAATTAGCATTTGTGTTATAACTAGGTTTTCAGAAAATTAAGGTAATTTATTTTACGGTTTAAAATTCCTAGTTGAACCAAAGGACATATTTCTTATTTATAACTAGATTAATCAGAATGATATGAAATTAAGAGGAAAGTGAATAAGTTGTATATCATAATGTCTTGTTTATAACTAGACTATTCAAGTTGAATGGTTTTATTGTTAGTTACAAATTGGTGTGTCTAAATGTGTAACTAAGATGAGTTACACATTCAATTAGTATGGCCACATCCAACCTCAGCCCCTTATCGTCCCAAAATGGTAAGGGCAACCCCACCAAGGGGCGAAGGTAGAGCATATTTCTTCTTATCAATTTTTTCTTCTATTATTTTCTAAAAACAATAGACAAATCAACAAATATATCATCTCATATTTATGTAATAGTTATCTCTCTACTGTATGTCAACCATCACTACGCCTTCATCACTCTACCAAATCTAATGCACCACTAAAAGGTATGCAAGCAAGATCAACTTTAAGTGTGTTTTGTGACAAAAATTCCATGCGGAGGTCAACAATAATCTCTACGATAAATGGTACTAACAGAACCGAACCAACCGAATTATCCAAAAAACCATCCATAAAAACCAATTTATAGACGAGATTTGACTCGGATTGAGGTTTGGACCCGATCATTTGTCCATCTTTAGTAAGTACACATATCTCTGATAAATACACATGCATGTATCCGCAAtttctaataaaaataaatatattaagTATAAAATATGTTATAATTTCAGTTTTTAagaatattaaaaaaaattcaaaatatttgATGTTAAATTATGAAATAAACGAACAATTACATTAAATATGTAATGGTAATATTTTTAAAAATCgataaatatttatttttatataaatcaaaatatataaaaatatattttatgtgTGTATGAGGCGAGGTGGATACTAAGGCACTCATAGCCACTTATTTAAGTGGTTAATTATACGAGTCCGTCCGTGCTCGTATCCAATTTTGTGAGTTTTTATCCTATTTATTACGAGTATTTTTATGGATACCCAACGTAGATATGTCAAATTACCATCTCTAATAATAGTGTATAAAAAAACATATTTGTATGTTATTAATTTACTAATGTTGTTTATAAGTACATAATAAAAAGTTATAAACTAACAAAATCAAATCTTTAAATATACACAAAAATTTCTTATTAAAATATTATAACAATCCGCGCAAAAATCAATTCACAAATTCTAACATGTATAGTTTTTCATTTTAAATAATTAAGTATTGCATTTTAACAAAAACTTAATAAAGTTTCTTATTCTAAAAATTAAAACACAGCTAAGTCTTTTATTAAAAAACAAATCTTCCATGCATTTCATTATATTCACGTATTGAACATCGTTTATCTTTGTGTAATTTTATCGTACTTGTCAAAATGTACATGTGTGTATTCCTCCAGCAAAGGAAGAAGGACTCAAGGGCCTTAATAGGTATATTATGATGTATGGTGGTTAGGGCTTGTCCACAGTGGCGAGAAGCCCTGCATGGTAGTCTTTTATGGTGGTTTTAGCAATTCAGTCCATGTGAAGTGAGAGGCACCGTAGATGGATGATGTGTTTGTTTTAAGCACGTGAGAAGTGTGATCAGTATGAGATATGATATGTTTTATTCCTACTACGAGAGGTTTATTTATAGAGGCCTCTAAGGCCTAGGATTCTTCTGGAAAGGGTTATCGTCCATTCAGTCAATGACAAATCTTTGAATCCCTATTTCCAAAGAGGACGTGGGTTAGTTAATGACCTTAACTTCTCTCTGTCCTAGGAACATATTTTCCACCTTTCTCATGATTAGGCAATAGGATGATCTTGGGGGAGAGGTGATACCTCCCCTTAGGCGAAATGTTATCGTCCCCTCTCCTTGGGCGTCCTATAGCCACCACCCTATCAGAGTCCTTTTACGTCTATAACATAACATAGTCCCTGAAGCATGAGGCTTTTTAATAGAAGACGAAATGTTTTTTAGATCGAGACTCAAGGGAGTATCCCGAGGATCAGGGCTTCTTGAGGACATATTTTCTTAGGTGAAGTTTATGTTAGCTTGAGATTATAGGTCCCTTAGAAAAAATTATATGTAGCTCGGATGGTAAGATATATAAGTCCATCAGGCGAGGCGCTTGACATCTCGGACGGGACTTCCATCGAGCCTTTAGACAAGACTTGTGATCAAGTCTCTTAGGCTAGATACTGGTCGTGCCTCTTAGGCATGATTCTTAATTTTGATCCCACCTGAGAAAATATTAAGCCCCCCAGGTAAGAGTTTAGTTGTTTATATGATGATGTATAGTTCTCAGGAAATTGTCCTGATGattgtaatcgcatagttatgttgtttaatttttgtatttatttgttttgttgtttaatcgttgtttaaattattgtttagttgttgtttttaaattattataattgaatgttatgatatttatgaaatgaaagttgtttttaatataTAGCAAAACGGTTACATTTTTAAAATTATGTTGTTGTGTTTGGTCCAACATTGAGACAGTTTGTACGATTGTGTTTGGGCTggcgacatgaactacataatttcactattttgttcgccgtatccattttGATTCGAATACGCGTGCTGTTACGGCGGCTTTTTTTCCTTCGTATTTTTTCATTGTGCCAGACtatgtccccttgatatgcaGGTCAATAATCCTCTTTTTCTACCACCGAAAAGCTATTGTTGGAAACATTGCATaggtttatgactttgtaaacgaCGTATAGTAAGTTGAAAGGGTCTTATCGAGCCTTTGAACATATCGttatgacatgggagcaaggcaTACAAAAGGCTTTGAACTTTCCATAGTCccaccaacctctatctagttccactcgatAGTATCTCCTCGGTCTCCCTTCATTGTGATTCATTGACTCAACAACATTGGACCAACCTTTAGTGCGGTGAAACATTGTGACCACATGTATGTTAGATTTGGAAGCTTCCTCcttaatgaatttcattgaagcatcactgaacaactgccctGATTGTAATACtaaactccatttggaacgtctgatCTCAAACAGTGCCCTTAGCCTAAAATAGGTTTCTTTGATTAAAGATATTGGTAGGTTTCATatgcctttgaagacaaagttcattgattTCACGAGATTTATTGTCATGTAGCTCCATCgtttattgttgttgttgaaatgttccacttctccaatggaatatttTTGATTCACCTTACTGCATCTGCATTTGTCAATCCGATatcttcgcggtagtgtttgaaagaaggttttGTTAATGCATACCATGTGTTCACAACCTTCTTCCGTAGCGTCTTGTCTTTGATCccccgcataaaattttgagtGATGTGTCTAATGTAGTAGACATACGTCAAAGGAGGATCCTTCCATCCGTTCATCGTCAACAACATCAATTTTCTGGGTTAATATAAGCATGGAAATTCGAATTTATTGATTGAGTTAATAGTTCAATTTGCAATTTTAAGGTCAAAACCAAATAAAGTCATTTATGGATTGGGTTCgcatattttattttaaataaaaattattttttgataatttttttaattataaaataaattgTAACACAATTTAATATAATTACACATATTTTTAAAATTCAAATAAGATGAAATATATTATATAATATCTAATAAAGTTTATATAGACATAAGAGAGAGAGAAATCACAAAAACACATATCAAAAGGCTTATTTAATCTAATTATAATATCGATGatgaataatttttttatataaaattaGAATTTATAGTGATatattaaattttttatatttttctgAGTTAATATAAGCATGGAAATTCGAAAATAGACTAATATTTGTCATTGatgcataaaataaaaaaattatttatataaaaatttatgtcaacaaatttatttttattagcccttaattttaataaaaatatctAGAATAATTACGAATGATAGATATATATAAAAGCTAACTTAAAACGATCAACTTTGTTGTGTAGGTTTTAATTACGataaatttataatttttattaCTACTATTATTTATATCAGGTATTAATATTAGGTATTCATTCATTTACTGAACTAGAGATTAACTTACATAATTAAAAGCACTACgaattattataatttttttaattgacATTATTATTTGCAAAATACCTTTCTCTTTCAAATCAAATTTTGtaatttaaatcaattaaataattgatttataatatttatttatgATTATTACAAAACTCTATTAAAAAAAGTAAACAAAAATAATTTAAACAATTCTAAAACAGTAAACTAATATTCTGTAAAATCAATCTTTTGTTCCTTTGTTTCTTCTCATTTCTTTATATATTTATCTAAGTTGTcaattaatttattattttatacTCTCATTCAATTCAATGAGCTATTAATttattagatatttatttaaACAAGTTTACAAAAAGTTATCATTTAAAAACTCATTTAACTTCACAATTATAATTATAAAATTTAATTTCTACATTATTTCTTATTTCATACAataaatttatattaatatttttcaatcaaatatatgttattatgaaatcatttaaatttaatttaatataaaTGTCATTTAATTACAATAATATATCGTGATTATAATTTATAAAATTGTAAGTTTAGTTTTTTATTAAAATCAAATAATTCTTATTTTTCCAAAGCccaattaaaaaaacaaaaaaaaaacaaatttatAAGAATTTTGTATTATAAAAACTGACACAACTCGCATAGCATAGTTTGAATAATATGAATATTTTTTCCGACCTAATAAGAGTTTGATGATCGTGGTGTTTTTAGATGATTATGTATTCACCGAAAGAACACATTGAAGAGATACGAAGAGTGAAATATTGTGCAGCCAGAAGACCTTATCTATCTCATCGGTCTCTCAAGGCTACGACTACTCGACTTAATTCAAAAGATTCTCGTTTCATCTTCGAGCTTATTCAGGTACATATTTTTACACTCTAATTacttatattattattattactattattattatcatGCAATCATGTTTTTGAATTTGAACAGAATGCTGAGGATAACCAGTACGATGAAGCAGTGAATCCAACACTCGAGTTTGTCATGACTTCCGATGACATTACTGCTACCGGTGCTCAAGCCACATTGCTTGTTTTCAACAATGAAAACGGCTTCTCCCCAACAAACATTGATTCCATTTGCGATATCCACCTATCAACAAAGAAAGGAAACAGGAACACTAGTTACATAGGAGACAAAGGTACATTACATTACATTACAACATTCTTAAACTCTCATCtacttttttttaataaattcAAGAAAATAATAATGTTTGAATTTTTCAGGAGTTGGCTTTAAGAGTGTCTTTAGGGTTACTCCCACGCCTTATTTATTTAGCAGTGGATATCAGATAAGGTTCAATAAGGAGCCTTGTACAAACTGTCATTGTGGGTATATAGTTCCTGAATGGGTTGAGAATAACACAATCCTTGACGACATAAACAAGATATACGGTCAAGATTCTCTTCCAACCACAATAATTGTCTTACCTCTGATGAAGCCGAATAAAGTCGCATACGTTGAACAAGTCATCTCAAACATTCATCCAGAAGTCCTTATGTTTCTTACAAAAATCAGACATCTTTCTGTCAGAATAGTTACCAACGAGACACTGGGGGACACTGTCTATACTGTATCAGTTTCACCCAAGATTAACTTTAGGACTATGGAAAGCATGAATGCTGAGTCCTACACGCTCCATCTCTCTGCTGACAAGGAAAGCAGCTACAGCGTGTGGAGGCAAAAGTTTCCGATCATGTCGGAAAATGCGGTCGTCGGAAGGAAGGCAGATGTGGAAGAACAAGAATGGGATGTGACATTGGCCTTTCCAAATCAGGACTGGCCCAGATATTCAGATGGGCTCTATGCATATTTTCCTACAGATATGCTTACAAATTTTCCATTTATTATTCAAGCAGATTTTATCACTGCCCCATCAAGGGAGACAATTCTCTTGGATAAAGAATGGAACCAAGGGATTCTTGAATGTGTTCCAGCAGCCTTTATGGATGCATTCAAAACACTTATCATAGGATTGGACGGATCTACATCTTCTTTGGCTCGTATACTCGGGTCCCTTCCTTTTGAAAATTCTCCATTTCGACGGTTTCCTTATTTGGGGGAGAAAATCGTAGCAAAATTGTTTTCCGAAAATATTGTCCCGATCGAGACATACACAGAGCAGCAGCAGTTTTGTAAGCCTGGCGAAGTTAGCAGGCTGCTGCCTGAATTCTGGAATATTTTGACTAAAGCCCGGGACGAAGGAGTCAACCTGCCTAACCTATCTT includes:
- the LOC127076534 gene encoding uncharacterized protein LOC127076534, translating into MASSSNGCRLHHHNHHCPHCPLRRHCHHCPLHNNNPSHSSSHNFTSPPPLQTQNLPPLAQISQEPERIVFDGVEEDDEPVFVMTDEWREFFAKSEARRKLEKKQAKKGKK
- the LOC127138152 gene encoding uncharacterized protein LOC127138152; its protein translation is MYSPKEHIEEIRRVKYCAARRPYLSHRSLKATTTRLNSKDSRFIFELIQNAEDNQYDEAVNPTLEFVMTSDDITATGAQATLLVFNNENGFSPTNIDSICDIHLSTKKGNRNTSYIGDKGVGFKSVFRVTPTPYLFSSGYQIRFNKEPCTNCHCGYIVPEWVENNTILDDINKIYGQDSLPTTIIVLPLMKPNKVAYVEQVISNIHPEVLMFLTKIRHLSVRIVTNETLGDTVYTVSVSPKINFRTMESMNAESYTLHLSADKESSYSVWRQKFPIMSENAVVGRKADVEEQEWDVTLAFPNQDWPRYSDGLYAYFPTDMLTNFPFIIQADFITAPSRETILLDKEWNQGILECVPAAFMDAFKTLIIGLDGSTSSLARILGSLPFENSPFRRFPYLGEKIVAKLFSENIVPIETYTEQQQFCKPGEVSRLLPEFWNILTKARDEGVNLPNLSSHDGRKILSSSFDKSEYDQVLNSLGLKYVNVDWYAACIKNSNLVHTVSEDLYLELLFFIVKNWLSMFKDSNIKSIPLIKYVASDETQSSFSIHECTQNLTDAKRVVITHPTESKARNWMMFWNNKFSGNCFFMPESTQKAISHFISKYILMVWLEVEVYVTRMNVDTFANTIFSYIKKDSTKLIITYTSFLDDAFTENYLSERGSQNLCQMHFLLLVKFIKYHTNQCLPLNEFVYNIKNVPWLITSCGLRSLEESVLAGADWQVASEISKIPFIDSSYYGDLIYEYKEELKLLGVKVGLSGNHDIVIKHLKSPYNLTSLTAEAVFLMMQYIRFLNDPSKLLDSLKGTSCLKTNLGFKIPSECFLSEQLWGCFVDGFNDFPVIDRIFYGEEIFSYKDELRQIGVVVDLNES